Proteins encoded within one genomic window of Granulicella pectinivorans:
- a CDS encoding SAM hydrolase/SAM-dependent halogenase family protein — protein sequence MNLRRIFLPLLLLVAGAPAQQQHKTIGFMTDFDVRDDAVGICKAVMEGVAPGVRIIDITHQVTPYSIAEAARFLAGSSPYFAKDAVFVAVIDPTVGSKRKAIIAHSKVGQYFVLPDNGLLTLVQDRDGIDGVREITNPAWMIGAKLSSTFHGRDIFSPAGAHLARGDDWTQAGPAIDPATLVRLDLHNATLSPAGLSAEVIGTDGPFGNLVLNVPAETFAQLGYRIGDIIPVKLAGTVYTFPFVKTFADVPVGKPLFYIDSRGRLSLGINQRNFSTTYHVDAPAQLSIPRKPQ from the coding sequence GTGAACCTCCGACGCATCTTCCTACCCCTGTTGTTACTCGTCGCCGGCGCCCCTGCACAGCAGCAGCACAAGACGATCGGTTTTATGACCGACTTCGACGTCCGCGACGACGCTGTCGGCATCTGCAAGGCCGTCATGGAAGGCGTCGCCCCCGGCGTGCGCATCATCGACATCACCCACCAGGTCACGCCCTACAGCATCGCCGAGGCCGCCCGCTTTCTCGCCGGATCCTCCCCCTACTTCGCGAAAGATGCGGTCTTCGTCGCCGTCATCGACCCCACGGTCGGCAGCAAGCGCAAGGCCATCATCGCGCATTCCAAAGTAGGCCAGTACTTCGTGCTCCCGGATAACGGCCTCCTCACGCTGGTACAGGACCGCGACGGCATCGATGGCGTCCGCGAGATCACTAATCCCGCCTGGATGATCGGCGCGAAACTCTCCTCCACCTTCCACGGACGCGACATCTTCTCGCCCGCCGGTGCGCACCTCGCCCGCGGCGACGACTGGACGCAGGCCGGACCCGCCATCGACCCAGCCACGCTCGTCCGGCTCGACCTCCACAACGCCACCCTCAGCCCGGCCGGGCTCAGCGCGGAGGTCATCGGCACCGACGGCCCATTCGGCAACCTGGTCCTCAACGTCCCCGCCGAGACCTTCGCGCAGCTTGGCTACCGTATTGGCGACATCATCCCCGTCAAGCTCGCCGGTACCGTCTACACCTTCCCATTCGTCAAAACATTCGCGGATGTTCCCGTCGGCAAGCCGCTCTTCTACATCGATTCCCGCGGTCGTCTCAGTCTTGGCATCAACCAGCGCAACTTTTCGACGACCTATCATGTCGATGCGCCGGCCCAACTCTCCATCCCACGCAAACCGCAATAA
- a CDS encoding metal/formaldehyde-sensitive transcriptional repressor, whose protein sequence is MSHFDKEKAKLVARIKRIRGQVDSIERSLSTGDDCADVLMLLANVRGGINSLMGEVLEDHIRLHMMTPEKNGLPSQELAEDLIDLVRAYLK, encoded by the coding sequence ATGTCTCATTTCGACAAGGAAAAAGCCAAGCTCGTGGCGCGCATCAAGAGAATCCGGGGCCAGGTGGACTCGATCGAACGATCCCTGAGCACCGGCGACGACTGCGCGGACGTGCTGATGCTGCTGGCGAATGTGCGCGGAGGCATCAACAGCCTGATGGGCGAGGTGCTTGAAGACCACATCCGCCTGCACATGATGACGCCGGAGAAGAACGGCCTGCCCTCGCAGGAGCTAGCCGAGGACTTGATCGACCTGGTGCGCGCTTACCTGAAGTAG
- a CDS encoding VOC family protein yields the protein MIKRAAWAVVGTMAMAAGAQQRPAITGISFVRVYASNPSATGAFYGGELGYERSVEGDLQRFQVNELQSIEVVPLPSPAPPSRQAAVGLTTRDVKAMETYVKAHGIAVVEPMKRGRFAVKDPEGNLIYFVQSAPIKGDISPRAGSHRLIHAGFMVRDEAKEQTFYRDLLGFTPYWRGGRSEDGPPDWVSQHVPDGTDWIEYMLNAAPVPTPKSLGSMDHLALGVEHIGDAVAGLARNGCADAQCSKTQMGRDGKMQLNEFDPDLTRVEYMEFRPSGTTCCSVPVGKHPTAVEDR from the coding sequence ATGATTAAGCGTGCGGCGTGGGCGGTAGTGGGGACGATGGCGATGGCGGCCGGGGCGCAGCAGCGTCCGGCGATCACGGGCATCTCGTTTGTGCGTGTGTATGCGTCGAATCCTTCCGCTACGGGCGCTTTTTATGGGGGCGAACTGGGCTATGAGCGCTCGGTGGAAGGCGATCTGCAGCGCTTCCAGGTCAACGAGTTGCAGTCGATCGAGGTGGTTCCTTTGCCCTCGCCGGCTCCGCCCTCGCGGCAGGCCGCGGTGGGGTTGACGACACGGGATGTGAAGGCGATGGAGACGTATGTGAAGGCGCACGGCATCGCCGTTGTGGAGCCGATGAAGCGAGGGCGCTTCGCGGTGAAAGATCCCGAGGGCAACCTCATCTATTTTGTGCAGAGTGCGCCGATCAAGGGCGATATTTCGCCGCGCGCGGGTTCGCATCGGCTTATCCACGCTGGATTTATGGTGCGGGACGAGGCGAAGGAGCAGACCTTCTATCGCGATCTGCTGGGTTTCACTCCGTACTGGCGCGGAGGCCGCAGCGAAGATGGGCCGCCCGACTGGGTGTCGCAGCATGTGCCGGATGGGACGGACTGGATCGAGTACATGTTGAACGCCGCGCCTGTCCCGACACCGAAGTCGCTGGGCAGCATGGATCATCTCGCGCTTGGCGTGGAGCACATTGGGGATGCGGTCGCCGGACTGGCGCGCAACGGATGCGCCGACGCACAGTGCTCAAAGACGCAGATGGGACGCGACGGCAAGATGCAGTTGAACGAGTTCGACCCCGACCTGACGCGGGTGGAGTACATGGAGTTCAGGCCCAGCGGGACGACCTGCTGCTCGGTGCCGGTGGGCAAACATCCCACGGCTGTTGAAGACCGGTAA
- a CDS encoding alpha/beta fold hydrolase, producing MMMRLLAVWLAMAVCAGAQTTPDPIVFVHGNGDDSAKWIGIIGLFESNGFPADRLYAVRFTNPSARTQDHVAEAGRSSTIDQVSELSATVARALLETHAKKVVLVGSSRGGMTIRNYLRNAGGSAVVSAAVLCGTPNHGVFAVGTGLDGEFNGNGDFLRGLNEGSEVVDGVRMMTLRSDKLDKFAQPDGRAAGLFEHTGVTFEGPALQGAENVVIAGADHRELAFTPQAFRLMYRFITGKDAVQDRVTAEAHPVVSGLVTGFAGKNATNLPVSGVRVRVYPLARGSARREGAALYDRTTDASGVWGPVVLDSTVEYEFELEAAGHDVSYFKAPVPRSTALMNLRLVPAAADSARGKGHLLISRPEGYFSAGRDAVTIDGALTKDEPAGLPVKDSFVATVPTKADGVAVRLRGETIWARPSEDFATRLAVVDLLW from the coding sequence ATGATGATGCGTTTGCTGGCAGTATGGCTTGCGATGGCGGTGTGTGCGGGGGCGCAGACGACGCCGGACCCGATTGTGTTTGTGCATGGCAACGGCGATGACTCGGCCAAGTGGATCGGGATCATAGGGCTGTTCGAGTCGAATGGCTTTCCGGCGGACAGGCTGTATGCCGTACGGTTTACGAATCCCTCGGCCCGGACGCAGGATCATGTAGCTGAGGCTGGGCGGTCTTCGACGATCGACCAGGTGAGCGAGTTGAGCGCGACCGTGGCGCGGGCGTTGCTGGAGACGCACGCCAAGAAGGTAGTGCTGGTGGGCAGCAGCCGCGGCGGCATGACGATCCGCAACTACCTGCGCAATGCGGGTGGAAGCGCCGTCGTCTCGGCGGCGGTGCTGTGCGGTACGCCGAACCATGGGGTGTTTGCCGTGGGGACCGGGCTGGATGGTGAGTTCAATGGCAACGGAGACTTTCTGCGCGGGCTGAACGAGGGCAGCGAGGTCGTCGACGGGGTGCGCATGATGACGCTGCGGAGCGACAAGCTGGACAAGTTTGCGCAGCCGGATGGGCGGGCGGCCGGGCTGTTCGAGCATACGGGCGTGACCTTCGAAGGGCCTGCGTTGCAGGGGGCGGAGAACGTTGTCATCGCAGGTGCCGATCATCGCGAACTGGCGTTTACGCCACAGGCCTTCCGGCTGATGTACCGGTTTATTACGGGCAAGGACGCGGTGCAGGATAGGGTCACGGCGGAGGCGCATCCCGTGGTTTCGGGGCTGGTGACGGGCTTTGCGGGCAAGAATGCAACGAATCTTCCGGTGAGCGGTGTTCGGGTGCGGGTCTATCCGCTGGCGCGTGGATCGGCGCGTCGTGAGGGCGCGGCTCTCTATGACAGGACGACCGATGCCTCGGGAGTGTGGGGGCCGGTGGTGCTGGATTCCACGGTGGAGTATGAGTTTGAGCTGGAGGCAGCGGGGCACGACGTTTCTTACTTCAAAGCTCCGGTGCCGCGCTCGACGGCGCTGATGAATCTGCGGCTGGTTCCGGCGGCTGCCGACTCCGCGCGCGGCAAGGGTCATCTGCTGATTTCGCGGCCCGAAGGGTATTTTTCCGCCGGGCGGGATGCGGTGACGATCGACGGTGCGCTCACGAAGGATGAGCCGGCGGGGCTTCCGGTGAAGGACAGCTTCGTCGCGACCGTCCCCACGAAGGCCGACGGGGTGGCGGTCAGGCTGCGCGGCGAGACGATCTGGGCGCGGCCTTCGGAGGATTTTGCGACGAGGCTCGCGGTGGTGGACCTGCTCTGGTAG